Proteins from a genomic interval of Xanthomonas sp. AM6:
- the lanKC gene encoding class III lanthionine synthetase LanKC, with product MAADSRFYEPVYSHYRPTDELSSLVKQVLQTRGLQWSIWRSGVWSHVMPNPDAATVPLPTQGWKIHVSANEINCRDILTKVAHLALEHGLQFKFANDINTMKLMTSKRWSRGGSGKFITIYPPTDEVFRQFIECAYAILKDDVGSYILSDNRYKDCRCLYYRYGGMIPVDRLDYMGQLVPILTSPDGQEVVDRRTPYFETPPWVSDPFPREDPESSEMTLNEGRFLVNSALGFSNTGGVYLATDTATGHEVVVKEARPYVELVANGQDATTRLAQEEKILRLVSDLGVSPQLITTFWDWENFYLVEEHLDAVDMREVMLMNTPLLRINPSREDSEAFYAKCKSIFTSLLEAVDQFHRKGVVIGDLSPMNILVEKATMTIRIIDLEAAFQPTVDDPLDIHTPGFRAAVKGRKKESNYQDDVYAIGAIMMYSMFPIVAMAYVRDDLFSNVLPALVADIGWSNTPIQTVIQQLSGNAITCREAIALLQGPASFEKPYTAKQSAAILSPAEACRELAGFIISNYRLEEVYALFPVDPFAGHTNALSLGFGACGIVQSLRKCGFDVPEQALERYNREMAAVGPQALPPGFLTGTAGIAWASFGIGSADIGKRFMDYANGSALLRQHHSLYYGMAGVGMANLAAYRSTGEPHYLDVAIDLAKTLASTAIEDERGLHWEDEGGIRIGFGYGQSGVALFFLRLSQVLNVASWRAMGSKALDYDLSFGYELEPGSLTFACAPEEKNTYEHYIEQGSAGVAKVAIRYGLWDRLDRILTDLHRKYSGFPGLIYGLAGFVDVLVDAYLYSGDEKYLAMAERPLQGLADLYLFKEDSGYATPGENLFRISCDYATGTAGIMRTLHRRVTLSPDEFCLDEIDDLSARSRSASSLPHLERLESGTGMPAAAASR from the coding sequence ATGGCTGCAGACAGCCGTTTCTACGAGCCTGTCTATTCCCATTACCGGCCTACCGACGAGCTGAGTTCACTGGTCAAGCAGGTCCTGCAGACACGGGGTCTGCAATGGAGCATCTGGCGTTCCGGCGTCTGGTCGCACGTGATGCCCAACCCGGACGCCGCGACGGTCCCGCTCCCCACGCAAGGCTGGAAGATCCATGTCTCCGCGAACGAGATCAATTGCCGGGACATCCTCACGAAAGTCGCGCATCTCGCGCTGGAGCACGGGCTCCAGTTCAAGTTCGCAAACGACATCAACACGATGAAGTTGATGACCTCGAAGCGCTGGTCGCGCGGCGGGTCCGGAAAATTCATTACCATCTACCCGCCGACGGACGAGGTTTTCCGCCAGTTCATAGAATGCGCCTACGCCATTTTGAAGGACGACGTCGGCTCCTATATTCTGTCCGACAATCGCTACAAGGATTGCCGCTGCCTCTATTACCGTTACGGCGGGATGATTCCCGTCGACCGTCTCGACTACATGGGCCAGCTGGTGCCGATCCTGACATCGCCCGACGGCCAAGAAGTCGTCGATCGAAGGACTCCGTATTTCGAAACGCCACCGTGGGTTTCGGATCCTTTCCCGCGCGAAGACCCTGAGTCGTCGGAAATGACCCTCAATGAGGGACGGTTCCTCGTCAACAGCGCATTGGGATTCTCGAATACCGGCGGCGTCTATCTGGCAACCGATACCGCGACCGGGCATGAGGTCGTGGTCAAGGAGGCCCGGCCGTACGTCGAACTCGTCGCCAATGGCCAGGACGCCACGACACGCCTTGCCCAGGAAGAGAAAATCCTGCGCCTGGTGAGCGACCTGGGCGTCTCCCCCCAGCTGATCACCACTTTCTGGGACTGGGAAAACTTCTACCTTGTCGAAGAGCATCTGGATGCTGTCGACATGCGTGAGGTGATGTTGATGAACACCCCGCTGCTCCGCATCAACCCGAGCAGAGAGGACAGCGAGGCGTTCTACGCCAAGTGCAAGAGCATTTTCACCAGCCTGCTCGAGGCAGTCGATCAATTCCATCGCAAGGGCGTGGTGATTGGCGATCTTTCCCCGATGAATATCCTGGTCGAAAAGGCCACCATGACAATCCGCATCATCGACCTGGAAGCTGCGTTCCAGCCGACGGTCGACGATCCCCTCGACATCCACACCCCGGGGTTCCGCGCTGCCGTCAAGGGCCGCAAGAAAGAAAGCAACTACCAGGACGACGTCTACGCGATCGGCGCGATCATGATGTACAGCATGTTCCCGATCGTCGCGATGGCGTACGTTCGGGACGACCTCTTCAGCAATGTCCTGCCCGCGCTCGTGGCCGACATCGGCTGGTCGAATACGCCCATCCAGACGGTCATCCAGCAGCTTTCCGGCAACGCCATCACCTGCCGCGAGGCGATCGCGCTGCTCCAGGGCCCGGCGTCCTTCGAGAAACCCTATACCGCGAAGCAGTCTGCCGCGATCCTGTCCCCAGCCGAGGCATGCCGCGAACTGGCCGGCTTCATCATCAGCAACTATCGCCTGGAAGAGGTGTATGCGCTGTTTCCGGTGGACCCCTTCGCCGGCCACACCAACGCGCTGAGCCTCGGCTTTGGCGCCTGCGGCATCGTTCAGTCGTTGCGCAAGTGCGGCTTCGATGTTCCGGAGCAGGCGCTGGAGCGCTACAACAGGGAAATGGCAGCCGTCGGACCGCAAGCGCTTCCGCCTGGATTTCTCACCGGTACCGCCGGAATTGCCTGGGCCAGCTTTGGAATCGGAAGTGCCGACATCGGCAAGCGCTTCATGGACTATGCCAACGGCAGCGCCTTGCTTCGCCAACATCACTCGCTCTATTACGGCATGGCTGGCGTGGGCATGGCGAACCTTGCCGCCTATCGGAGCACCGGCGAACCGCACTACCTGGACGTTGCGATCGACCTGGCCAAGACCCTGGCCTCGACCGCGATCGAGGATGAGAGAGGGCTGCATTGGGAGGACGAAGGCGGCATCCGGATCGGATTCGGCTATGGTCAAAGCGGCGTCGCGCTGTTCTTCTTGCGCTTGTCCCAGGTACTGAACGTCGCATCCTGGCGCGCGATGGGAAGCAAGGCGCTCGACTACGATCTGTCGTTTGGCTACGAGCTGGAACCTGGCAGTCTCACCTTCGCCTGCGCGCCTGAAGAAAAAAACACCTACGAGCACTACATAGAGCAAGGCAGCGCCGGTGTCGCCAAGGTGGCCATCCGATACGGGCTCTGGGACCGGCTGGATCGCATCCTCACCGACCTGCACAGGAAGTACTCGGGATTCCCGGGCCTGATCTATGGACTGGCCGGATTCGTGGACGTTCTGGTCGATGCGTATCTCTACTCCGGAGACGAGAAGTACCTGGCCATGGCGGAGCGGCCGTTGCAAGGGCTGGCGGACTTGTACCTGTTCAAGGAAGACAGCGGCTACGCGACTCCAGGGGAGAACCTGTTCCGCATTTCCTGTGACTATGCCACCGGGACCGCAGGCATCATGCGAACGCTCCATCGGCGCGTGACCCTGTCACCGGACGAGTTCTGCCTGGACGAGATCGACGACCTGTCTGCGCGGTCCCGTTCGGCGTCTTCCCTGCCGCATCTGGAACGACTAGAGTCGGGTACAGGGATGCCTGCCGCCGCTGCGAGTCGTTGA
- a CDS encoding NmrA/HSCARG family protein: protein MTILVTGATGTVGRHVVEQLAKRGANVRALVRDPAKANLPAGVEVVQGDLLDVDSLRGAFSGVSTLFLLNAVVADEFTQALIALNLARDADIERFVYLSVIHSDRYVNVPHFAGKYGVERMIEQMGLNATILRPAYFIDNDHTVKDVVSGYGIYPMPIGSKGLAMVDTRDIGEVAAIELIRREQSALPLALERINLVGPQTLTGADVAAIWSDVLGRPIAYPGDDTAGFEQNLRQFMPSWMAFDMRLMSERFLSDGMIPEPGDVERLTALLGRPLHAYRDFAAQVAASA from the coding sequence ATGACCATTCTCGTTACCGGTGCCACCGGCACCGTCGGCCGCCACGTCGTCGAACAACTCGCCAAGCGCGGCGCCAACGTCCGCGCCCTCGTCCGCGATCCCGCCAAGGCCAACTTGCCGGCTGGCGTTGAAGTCGTCCAGGGCGACCTGCTCGACGTCGATTCGCTGCGCGGCGCCTTCTCCGGCGTGTCCACGCTGTTCCTGCTCAACGCGGTGGTGGCCGACGAGTTCACCCAGGCGCTGATCGCGCTGAACCTCGCCCGCGATGCCGACATCGAGCGCTTCGTCTACCTGTCGGTGATCCACAGCGACCGGTACGTCAACGTGCCGCACTTCGCCGGCAAGTACGGCGTGGAGCGCATGATCGAGCAGATGGGCCTGAACGCCACGATCCTGCGCCCGGCCTACTTCATCGACAACGACCACACGGTCAAGGACGTGGTCAGCGGATACGGCATCTACCCGATGCCGATCGGCAGCAAGGGCCTGGCGATGGTCGACACGCGCGACATCGGCGAGGTCGCGGCCATCGAACTGATCCGCCGCGAGCAGTCGGCGCTGCCGCTGGCGCTGGAGCGGATCAACCTGGTCGGCCCGCAGACGCTGACCGGCGCGGACGTGGCCGCGATCTGGTCCGACGTCCTCGGCCGCCCGATCGCCTACCCCGGCGACGACACCGCCGGCTTCGAGCAGAACCTGCGCCAGTTCATGCCGAGCTGGATGGCCTTCGACATGCGCCTGATGAGCGAGCGCTTCCTCAGCGACGGCATGATCCCCGAGCCCGGCGACGTCGAACGCCTGACCGCGCTCCTGGGCCGCCCGCTGCACGCCTACCGCGATTTCGCTGCCCAGGTCGCAGCGTCGGCCTGA
- a CDS encoding response regulator: MSALQGLRILVVENDEMNATLLELQLAQAGADVVGPAESVRQALALIEQERPDRAVLDFRLAAGETSEAVARTLTEHAIPYVLATGVAAESLPAGFGAGVVLTKPYLSEQLIKALVDAHAKMTARP; the protein is encoded by the coding sequence ATGTCGGCATTGCAGGGCCTGCGCATCCTGGTGGTCGAGAACGACGAAATGAACGCCACGCTGCTGGAACTGCAGCTTGCCCAGGCCGGCGCCGACGTGGTGGGCCCGGCCGAGTCGGTACGGCAGGCGCTTGCGCTGATCGAACAGGAACGGCCGGACCGCGCGGTGCTCGATTTCCGCCTGGCCGCCGGCGAAACCAGCGAGGCGGTCGCGCGCACGCTGACCGAGCATGCCATCCCGTACGTGCTGGCCACCGGCGTCGCCGCCGAATCGCTGCCGGCAGGCTTCGGCGCCGGCGTCGTGCTGACCAAGCCGTATCTGTCCGAACAGCTGATCAAGGCGCTGGTCGATGCTCACGCAAAAATGACCGCTCGCCCTTGA
- a CDS encoding FtsX-like permease family protein — translation MQIRIVLSALRKHRIATFLIALEISLACAVFCNACFLISQRLQAMRIDSGVDEAALGTVKLSGFDPQSASDLNARVVNALREVPAVKAVSVVNAVPFGEPAVRAGVTLDQEQQRFGGVIDFYVGDASAIQSFGLRLLSGRLPSSEEYTPVAQYVPSNPPILITRKLAEHLWPGENPIGQRIWSMDTAFRVIGVIDHLSVSQPGGGEAEDPDWSVFVPAIPGPNLVGKYLIRGSPEDIPRIMRDAREAVLKVAPDAVFDMEQSRSLAELRDSYFKSSRVMAAMLLGVIVALLGTTALGIVGLASFWVTQRRKQIGIRRALGATRSDILRYFQIENFIIVSLGIVFGMLLAYGMSLALMRAYELPRLPLWYMPIGAVTLWILGQLAVLAPALRASAISPVAAIRAI, via the coding sequence ATGCAGATCCGCATCGTCCTTTCCGCGCTCCGCAAGCACCGCATCGCCACCTTCCTGATCGCGCTGGAGATTTCCTTGGCCTGTGCGGTCTTCTGCAATGCCTGCTTCCTTATTTCGCAACGGCTGCAGGCGATGCGGATCGACAGCGGCGTGGACGAAGCGGCCTTGGGAACCGTCAAGCTCTCGGGATTCGACCCGCAGTCGGCCAGCGATCTCAACGCCCGGGTGGTGAACGCCCTGCGCGAGGTCCCCGCGGTGAAAGCCGTCAGCGTGGTCAACGCCGTGCCGTTCGGCGAACCTGCCGTCAGGGCCGGGGTCACCCTCGATCAGGAACAACAGCGTTTCGGCGGCGTGATCGACTTCTATGTAGGCGACGCAAGCGCCATCCAGTCCTTCGGGTTGCGCCTGCTGTCGGGACGCCTTCCCTCTTCGGAAGAGTACACGCCGGTCGCCCAATACGTTCCCTCCAATCCGCCCATACTGATCACACGGAAGCTGGCCGAGCATCTCTGGCCAGGCGAGAATCCGATCGGACAGCGCATCTGGAGCATGGACACTGCATTCAGGGTGATCGGTGTCATCGACCATCTTTCGGTATCCCAGCCCGGCGGAGGCGAGGCCGAGGATCCGGATTGGTCCGTCTTTGTGCCTGCGATCCCGGGGCCGAATCTCGTAGGCAAATACCTGATCCGGGGAAGCCCGGAGGACATCCCCAGAATCATGCGCGATGCTCGCGAAGCGGTCCTCAAGGTGGCGCCCGATGCCGTCTTCGACATGGAGCAAAGCCGGAGCCTTGCGGAGTTGCGCGACAGCTACTTCAAGAGCTCGCGAGTGATGGCGGCGATGCTGCTGGGCGTCATCGTCGCCCTGCTCGGGACGACCGCGCTGGGCATCGTCGGGCTTGCAAGCTTCTGGGTGACGCAACGCCGCAAGCAGATCGGTATTCGACGAGCGCTCGGCGCCACTCGCAGCGACATCCTGCGTTACTTCCAGATCGAGAACTTCATCATTGTCTCGCTGGGCATCGTGTTCGGCATGCTTCTCGCCTATGGCATGAGCCTGGCGCTGATGCGCGCTTACGAGTTGCCGCGGTTGCCGCTCTGGTACATGCCGATCGGTGCGGTCACGCTATGGATCCTGGGGCAGCTTGCCGTGCTGGCTCCGGCACTTCGCGCCTCGGCCATCTCCCCGGTGGCGGCGATCAGGGCGATCTGA
- a CDS encoding TFIIB-type zinc ribbon-containing protein, with amino-acid sequence MSDSRTPPPLPASASPLPPPLPAAAPTGPGSPQDVPPLPGSFPMDPATLPGPIRDELQAPDPPAIDTAAAELRDGLNRCPKCGATDIRPRLGTDLLVCQYCRNEWHGARVEEVFGFGAGIGELRGTVIASGARDIEADTASLMSFKCTGCGAEVTINTESTMTARCHWCRHVFGVNEQVANGAVPDAVLPFHIDKDEAVARIRQFVDKRRLFALKAFKDQFTPENVTGVYLPYMIVDGNVSASVAGKGEIKTREYTRGTDKNKKTYYDADVYQVERHVDFTVDDLPLESSSERGNLDARVNTNNIINTILPFDTKNAVQWNASYLAGFTSEKRNRDVEHLRPRLEDQLLSIARAQVAESVDRYDRGVRWEQERLEVHGTRWVSMYLPVWLYSYHQPGRNGGMLHYIAVNGRTGETMGSVPVQQWKLLLAALATGTVIEALALWIVVATS; translated from the coding sequence ATGTCCGACTCCAGAACCCCGCCGCCGTTGCCGGCATCCGCTTCGCCGCTGCCGCCGCCGCTGCCGGCGGCGGCGCCAACCGGGCCGGGATCGCCGCAGGACGTGCCGCCTTTGCCAGGCAGCTTCCCGATGGACCCGGCCACCCTGCCCGGCCCGATCCGCGACGAACTGCAGGCGCCCGATCCGCCGGCCATCGACACCGCCGCCGCCGAGCTCCGCGACGGCCTCAACCGCTGCCCGAAATGCGGCGCCACCGACATCCGCCCCAGGCTCGGCACCGACCTGCTGGTCTGCCAGTACTGCCGTAACGAATGGCACGGCGCGCGGGTCGAGGAAGTGTTCGGGTTCGGCGCCGGCATCGGCGAGCTGCGTGGCACCGTCATCGCCTCGGGCGCGCGCGACATCGAGGCCGACACCGCCAGCCTGATGAGCTTCAAGTGCACCGGCTGCGGCGCCGAGGTCACGATCAATACCGAGAGCACGATGACCGCACGCTGCCACTGGTGCCGCCATGTGTTCGGGGTCAACGAACAGGTCGCCAACGGCGCGGTCCCCGATGCGGTCCTGCCGTTCCACATCGACAAGGACGAAGCGGTCGCGCGCATTCGCCAGTTCGTGGACAAGCGCCGCCTGTTCGCATTGAAGGCGTTCAAGGACCAGTTCACGCCCGAGAACGTCACCGGCGTCTACCTGCCCTACATGATCGTCGACGGCAACGTCAGCGCCAGCGTGGCCGGCAAGGGCGAGATCAAGACCCGCGAGTACACGCGCGGCACCGACAAGAACAAGAAGACCTACTACGACGCCGACGTCTACCAGGTGGAGCGGCACGTGGATTTCACCGTGGACGACCTGCCGCTGGAATCGTCCTCCGAACGCGGCAACCTGGATGCCCGGGTCAACACCAACAACATCATCAACACCATCCTGCCGTTCGACACCAAGAACGCGGTGCAGTGGAACGCGTCGTACCTGGCGGGGTTCACCTCGGAAAAGCGCAACCGCGACGTCGAGCACCTGCGGCCGCGGCTGGAGGACCAACTGCTGTCGATCGCCCGCGCCCAGGTCGCGGAATCGGTCGACCGCTACGACCGCGGCGTGCGCTGGGAACAGGAGCGGCTCGAAGTCCACGGCACGCGCTGGGTGTCGATGTACCTGCCGGTGTGGCTGTATTCGTACCACCAGCCCGGCCGCAACGGCGGCATGCTGCACTACATCGCGGTGAACGGCCGCACCGGCGAGACCATGGGCAGCGTGCCCGTGCAGCAGTGGAAACTGCTGCTGGCCGCGCTCGCCACCGGCACCGTCATCGAAGCCCTCGCACTCTGGATCGTGGTGGCCACCTCATGA
- a CDS encoding class III lanthipeptide — translation MNRVLKLQRLALDETNSLLGSSTGSSTSNCCNGVIA, via the coding sequence ATGAATCGTGTCCTGAAACTGCAGCGCTTGGCCCTGGACGAAACCAACTCGCTGCTGGGCAGCAGCACCGGAAGCTCCACCAGCAATTGCTGCAACGGCGTCATCGCCTAA
- a CDS encoding ABC transporter ATP-binding protein: MKSPATVHLRRSTAQCFLLLLGKFRAEYAGVTLCAALVGGAEGLLHPLLMKAIFDEASSRADFGRFVYLVLGYLALGLTLNGAIYWLSLWQLKLDNKIVRQISGDLLRAYFSKDYREVLREGEGSYVARIRSDVKDGVVPMLGLVRTLAVKIATFVALVSVLIFISWQAFLILSAIIPIATFVSIVVGKKIRGLTSIERDKEAVLLNALTKSVGAFKMVCSFSLVPKTLGNFSRSMDEVLDSGYRKFRVIRLLQGASDLTMVISDVCSIFVGALFVFRRQMTIGSFIAFMNAFWRSATTLIEIFRQWAELHSHAATLGRVVAFLDAPPATPYHRIGTAVAATSISYTYGTSPVISDFSLRLEPGTRALIVGHNGSGKTTLANILSGYLSPSQGALELPARISAVTLPVLFPPIKVRDLGAEDRLLQLFGIYEPDILESYPDQLSAGQQQKLSLSLALSQDADLYVLDEPLANLDMRSRSIAMEEIQSRTRGRILLIVMHGAEEYFSIFDQVHMLGKDQAHAQPQGNAVPC, from the coding sequence ATGAAGTCGCCTGCCACAGTCCATCTCCGGCGCTCGACAGCGCAGTGCTTCCTGCTGCTGCTCGGCAAGTTCCGGGCGGAATATGCGGGCGTCACTCTCTGTGCCGCTCTGGTGGGGGGAGCGGAAGGCTTGCTGCATCCCTTGTTGATGAAGGCGATTTTCGACGAGGCCTCCAGCCGCGCGGATTTCGGGCGGTTCGTCTATCTGGTTCTCGGCTATCTCGCCCTGGGACTCACCCTCAATGGCGCGATCTACTGGCTTTCCCTCTGGCAGCTGAAGCTGGACAACAAGATCGTCAGACAGATCAGCGGCGATTTGCTGCGCGCCTATTTCAGCAAGGACTACCGAGAGGTGCTGCGCGAGGGAGAAGGTTCCTACGTGGCCCGCATCCGGTCCGACGTGAAGGACGGCGTCGTCCCCATGCTCGGCCTTGTGCGGACCTTGGCGGTGAAGATCGCCACGTTCGTCGCGCTCGTCTCGGTGCTGATCTTCATCTCCTGGCAGGCATTCCTGATTCTCTCGGCCATCATCCCCATCGCCACGTTCGTGAGCATCGTGGTCGGCAAGAAGATCCGCGGCCTCACCTCCATCGAACGCGACAAGGAGGCGGTACTGTTGAATGCGCTCACCAAATCCGTGGGTGCGTTCAAGATGGTCTGCAGCTTCAGCCTGGTCCCCAAGACGCTCGGCAACTTCTCCAGGAGCATGGACGAGGTCCTGGATTCCGGATACAGGAAGTTCCGCGTCATTCGCTTGCTGCAAGGAGCCAGCGACCTGACGATGGTCATCTCCGATGTCTGCTCCATCTTCGTAGGCGCGCTGTTCGTGTTCCGCAGGCAGATGACCATTGGTTCGTTCATCGCCTTCATGAACGCCTTCTGGCGCTCTGCGACGACGCTGATCGAGATCTTCAGGCAGTGGGCGGAGCTGCACAGCCATGCAGCGACGCTCGGCAGGGTGGTGGCGTTCCTGGATGCGCCGCCCGCCACGCCCTATCATCGGATCGGGACTGCGGTCGCTGCGACGTCGATCAGCTATACGTATGGAACCAGTCCGGTGATTTCGGATTTTTCCCTGCGCCTGGAGCCGGGAACGCGTGCGCTCATCGTCGGCCATAACGGATCCGGAAAGACCACCCTCGCCAACATCCTGTCCGGCTATCTTTCGCCGTCGCAGGGTGCTCTCGAGCTCCCTGCGCGGATAAGCGCGGTGACGCTGCCGGTGCTGTTCCCGCCGATCAAGGTCCGGGACCTTGGAGCGGAAGACAGACTGCTGCAACTATTCGGGATATACGAGCCGGACATCCTGGAGTCGTATCCCGATCAATTGTCCGCCGGGCAACAGCAGAAATTGTCGCTGTCCCTCGCGCTTTCGCAGGATGCGGACCTTTATGTGCTGGACGAGCCTCTGGCCAATCTGGACATGCGCAGCCGGTCCATCGCCATGGAAGAGATCCAGAGCCGCACGCGCGGCAGGATTCTGCTGATCGTCATGCATGGCGCCGAGGAATACTTTTCAATATTCGACCAGGTGCATATGCTGGGAAAAGACCAGGCGCATGCGCAGCCGCAAGGCAATGCCGTCCCATGCTGA
- a CDS encoding ABC transporter permease, whose amino-acid sequence MLAYYVKIALHNMKRNRVLTALMVLAIAVGIGASMTTLTVMHLLSGDPLPGRSKDLYYPQIDVNPQSKGREPLDVLDYRTAMDLWNAKQADQQTLVVNSQVKLSAPATRLPPLMLSMASTTSDFFPMFNVPFQYGQGWSRNDDAGRARLAVISSSLNEKLFGGRNSVGQIVRLGGVDVRITGVLAPWRPSPLFYKVRGGRFANGDTSSFYGQPDDIFVPFFTSLEVNAGNFQAFTCWGTPDQPGHLENAPCVWVALWVRLDGAEKVAAYDRFLQNYAAQQKDLGRIKYADNTRLRSLMQWLDFNRVVPSDVKLQSALAFAFLMICLTNVVGLLLAKFLRHSGETGLRRALGATRASVFTQCLVESAAIGVFGGVGGLMLTLLGLHLVRRQPVPYADFAYLDVSMFLLTFALSVAVSLLAGMLPALRASLIEPASQLKLL is encoded by the coding sequence ATGCTCGCCTACTATGTGAAGATCGCTTTGCACAACATGAAGCGCAACAGGGTGCTGACCGCGCTGATGGTGCTGGCGATCGCCGTAGGCATCGGTGCGAGCATGACGACCCTGACGGTGATGCACCTGCTGTCGGGAGATCCTCTGCCCGGCCGCAGCAAGGACCTCTACTACCCTCAGATCGACGTCAATCCACAGTCCAAGGGCCGAGAGCCGCTCGATGTTCTCGATTACCGGACGGCGATGGACCTGTGGAACGCCAAGCAGGCCGATCAGCAAACGCTGGTCGTCAACAGCCAGGTGAAACTGAGCGCGCCCGCCACGCGGCTTCCGCCGCTGATGCTGTCGATGGCGTCCACCACGTCCGACTTCTTCCCCATGTTCAACGTTCCATTTCAGTATGGGCAGGGATGGAGCCGGAACGATGACGCCGGACGCGCACGCTTGGCGGTGATTTCCTCCAGCTTGAACGAAAAGCTGTTCGGGGGAAGGAACAGCGTCGGCCAGATCGTGCGACTGGGAGGCGTCGACGTGCGGATCACCGGCGTCCTGGCGCCCTGGCGGCCGTCCCCCCTGTTCTACAAGGTGCGTGGCGGCAGGTTCGCCAATGGCGACACGTCGAGCTTCTACGGGCAGCCCGATGATATTTTCGTTCCCTTCTTTACCAGTCTCGAGGTCAATGCCGGAAACTTCCAGGCATTCACCTGCTGGGGAACCCCGGACCAGCCGGGACACCTCGAGAACGCTCCGTGCGTATGGGTGGCCCTTTGGGTCCGATTGGACGGTGCCGAGAAAGTGGCCGCCTACGATCGCTTCCTGCAGAACTACGCCGCGCAGCAGAAGGACTTGGGTCGGATCAAGTACGCGGACAACACCCGACTGCGGTCGCTGATGCAATGGCTCGATTTCAATCGCGTGGTGCCCAGCGATGTGAAGCTGCAATCCGCGCTGGCTTTCGCTTTCCTCATGATCTGTCTGACCAATGTGGTGGGCTTGCTGCTGGCGAAGTTCCTGCGGCACAGCGGAGAGACCGGGCTACGCCGGGCGCTGGGGGCCACCCGGGCCTCGGTCTTCACCCAATGCCTGGTCGAATCGGCGGCCATCGGCGTGTTCGGCGGTGTGGGCGGGCTGATGCTGACCCTGCTCGGCCTGCATCTGGTACGCCGTCAACCCGTTCCCTATGCGGACTTCGCCTATCTGGACGTATCGATGTTCCTGTTGACGTTCGCGTTGTCGGTGGCGGTCAGCTTGCTTGCGGGAATGCTGCCGGCACTGCGCGCCAGCCTGATTGAACCCGCATCGCAACTGAAGCTGCTGTAG
- a CDS encoding SPFH domain-containing protein: MGLVQAAAGAVGGVLADQWKDFYTVPAGLPATAALFAAVPRGTNAGRGSNTGASANIISNGSKIVVPEGYGLLLMQDGAVTAFVAEPGAYEWRSDDPNSQSIFAGDGLVTPLIRQSWERFKFGGQPGAQQAAFFVSLKELPDNRFGTQSEIYWDDGFLGTQVGAVTRGSYTLKIVDPILFVKNFVPARYLQPGQVFDFTDLDNAAANQLFNEVVGSLAPAFSLYTNDPGKGNRITRLQQDSLGFAKSLSDAVEQAYQWNSDRGLAIVKTAIVSIEYDANTRELLKTVQRADALAGARGNSNLQASVAQGMQSAGEHGGAAGLVGLGMATGMAGGLGGLQQPVAPAAAAADDPVARLKKAKEMLDLGLITQGDYDTLKAKALGL, encoded by the coding sequence ATGGGTCTGGTACAGGCGGCGGCGGGTGCGGTCGGCGGCGTTCTCGCCGATCAGTGGAAGGACTTCTACACCGTGCCGGCAGGCCTGCCGGCGACGGCGGCGCTGTTCGCCGCGGTGCCACGCGGCACCAATGCCGGGCGCGGTTCCAATACCGGCGCCTCCGCCAACATCATCAGCAACGGCTCGAAGATCGTCGTTCCCGAAGGCTACGGGCTGCTGCTGATGCAGGACGGCGCGGTCACCGCGTTCGTCGCCGAGCCGGGCGCCTACGAATGGCGTTCGGACGATCCGAACTCGCAGTCGATCTTCGCCGGCGATGGCCTGGTCACGCCGCTGATCCGGCAGAGCTGGGAGCGCTTCAAGTTCGGCGGCCAGCCGGGCGCGCAGCAGGCCGCGTTCTTCGTGTCGCTGAAGGAACTCCCCGACAACCGCTTCGGCACCCAATCGGAGATCTACTGGGACGACGGCTTCCTCGGCACCCAGGTCGGCGCGGTGACGCGCGGCTCCTACACGCTGAAGATCGTCGATCCGATCCTGTTCGTGAAGAACTTCGTGCCGGCCCGCTACCTGCAGCCCGGCCAGGTATTCGACTTCACCGACCTCGACAACGCCGCCGCCAACCAGTTGTTCAACGAGGTGGTGGGGTCGCTGGCGCCGGCCTTCAGCCTGTACACGAACGATCCGGGCAAGGGCAACCGCATCACCCGGCTGCAGCAGGATTCGCTCGGCTTCGCCAAGAGCCTGTCCGATGCGGTCGAGCAGGCCTACCAGTGGAATTCCGATCGTGGCCTGGCCATCGTCAAGACCGCCATCGTGTCGATCGAGTACGACGCGAACACGCGGGAACTGCTCAAGACCGTGCAGCGCGCCGACGCGCTGGCCGGCGCGCGCGGCAACTCCAACCTGCAGGCCAGCGTCGCCCAGGGCATGCAGTCGGCGGGCGAGCACGGCGGCGCCGCGGGCCTGGTGGGGTTGGGCATGGCGACCGGCATGGCCGGCGGTCTCGGCGGCCTGCAGCAGCCGGTCGCGCCCGCCGCCGCGGCCGCCGACGACCCGGTCGCCCGGCTGAAGAAGGCCAAGGAAATGCTGGACCTGGGCCTGATCACCCAGGGCGACTACGACACGCTCAAGGCCAAGGCGCTGGGCCTGTAG